The Legionella donaldsonii genome includes a region encoding these proteins:
- the traD gene encoding type IV conjugative transfer system coupling protein TraD, giving the protein MLLKLLQFIRGGQIFGYSTTMMAQVTNRILHWAIIGYVLLVLLLMIGSSHEEIRLLALQAYCDFLHHLHYEEVIVWSKAGVGGFDAHYFLHSPGIQAAVEQAKTTLFKKSMAALITGAFIYCGITVFFTRFFIKKGEKYSQDKFISGTRLAKTPKEAIQSVEKSRRGKSDIRLLNQLPLPARSEFQGIFFHGSTGTGKTQAIMRLLDEIRRLGEPAIIYDKECTIKPYFFNEATDVELNPVSALCANWDLWAECENPMELGNLATYLIPKSVQGSDPFWVDSARTILTSTAWRMRGREDRSALTLLRLLLTTSLDEMRDLLKGTESENLVSKEIEKTAISIKSVLATYTKALRFLEGLSGDKAFSIKGWINEASQPSQSEKGWLFITSRSQYHREIKPLISLWLGLAMQGIQSLKANTGRRIWLIMDELASLHRLEMLSDTLADIRKFGGCVAIGIQSISQLEFLYGQHEAYAISDLFNTSVYFRSPKGRVARWVSEDLGEQTLDEVRESQSYGPNSIRDGNTMSTQRIKRKTVDEGEIMTLEDQECYIRLAGDHPIARMKSAYLKRKSITEPLIERPIDFDALDGLTSEILNAAQNPLCDDAVKKIQVFEQSANLIINDEKRLENLTGIDMAAINESCLPQKDVEIRL; this is encoded by the coding sequence ATGTTATTAAAACTACTGCAGTTTATCCGTGGCGGCCAGATTTTTGGCTATAGCACCACCATGATGGCTCAGGTTACCAACCGCATTCTGCATTGGGCAATCATAGGTTATGTGCTGCTTGTTCTTCTGCTGATGATTGGCTCATCACATGAGGAAATCAGGCTGCTTGCACTACAGGCCTACTGTGATTTCCTGCACCATTTACACTATGAAGAAGTGATTGTATGGTCAAAAGCCGGTGTGGGTGGTTTTGATGCGCATTATTTTTTGCATTCACCGGGTATCCAGGCGGCGGTGGAGCAGGCGAAAACAACCCTGTTTAAAAAAAGCATGGCCGCCCTGATTACCGGTGCTTTTATCTATTGTGGCATTACCGTATTTTTTACCCGTTTTTTTATCAAGAAAGGGGAGAAATACAGCCAGGATAAGTTCATTTCAGGAACTCGTCTTGCCAAAACACCCAAGGAAGCCATTCAATCGGTTGAAAAATCACGGCGCGGCAAATCCGATATTCGTCTGTTAAATCAGCTTCCGTTGCCCGCCAGGTCGGAATTCCAGGGAATTTTCTTTCATGGCTCCACAGGAACCGGGAAAACTCAGGCCATCATGCGCCTTTTGGATGAAATTCGCCGCTTAGGTGAGCCTGCCATTATTTATGACAAAGAATGCACCATCAAGCCTTATTTTTTTAATGAGGCGACTGATGTGGAATTAAACCCGGTATCAGCCCTATGTGCTAACTGGGATTTATGGGCGGAATGTGAAAACCCCATGGAGCTTGGCAATCTCGCCACTTATCTCATCCCAAAGTCGGTGCAGGGAAGCGATCCTTTTTGGGTCGATTCTGCCCGTACCATTCTTACCAGTACTGCCTGGCGGATGCGGGGACGGGAAGACCGCAGTGCATTGACCTTATTAAGACTGCTTCTCACGACAAGTCTTGATGAAATGCGCGACCTGCTCAAAGGAACTGAGTCAGAAAACCTTGTCAGCAAAGAAATTGAAAAAACCGCCATTTCCATCAAATCAGTGCTGGCCACCTACACCAAAGCATTGCGTTTTTTAGAAGGGCTTTCCGGGGATAAGGCCTTTTCAATTAAGGGTTGGATTAACGAGGCCAGCCAGCCTTCCCAGTCTGAGAAAGGCTGGCTTTTTATCACATCACGCTCGCAATACCACCGCGAAATCAAGCCGCTTATATCGCTCTGGCTTGGCCTTGCCATGCAGGGGATTCAGTCCTTAAAAGCCAACACCGGCAGGCGAATATGGCTCATTATGGATGAGCTGGCGAGCCTTCACCGCCTGGAGATGCTCTCTGATACCTTAGCCGACATTCGAAAATTTGGCGGCTGCGTTGCTATTGGCATTCAATCCATTTCCCAGCTTGAATTTCTCTATGGTCAACATGAGGCCTATGCCATCTCCGATTTATTCAACACCAGTGTTTATTTTCGAAGTCCCAAAGGCCGCGTAGCGCGCTGGGTATCCGAGGATTTAGGCGAGCAGACGCTGGATGAGGTGAGGGAGAGCCAGTCTTATGGGCCAAACTCCATTCGTGATGGGAACACCATGAGTACACAGCGCATTAAGCGCAAAACGGTGGATGAGGGTGAAATCATGACCCTGGAAGACCAGGAATGTTATATCCGCCTGGCAGGAGACCACCCCATCGCCCGGATGAAATCCGCTTATTTAAAACGCAAAAGCATTACTGAGCCACTCATTGAGCGACCCATTGATTTTGATGCCTTAGACGGTCTGACTAGCGAGATTTTAAATGCTGCGCAAAATCCCTTATGCGATGACGCGGTTAAAAAAATCCAAGTGTTTGAGCAGAGCGCCAACCTAATCATCAATGACGAGAAACGCCTTGAAAACCTGACAGGAATTGATATGGCAGCTATCAATGAATCTTGCCTGCCACAAAAAGACGTTGAAATCCGCTTGTAA
- a CDS encoding DUF4158 domain-containing protein gives MPVDFLTDEQYQSYARYPDKLSQEQLDKYFYLDDKDRELINTCRRDYNKLGYALQLTTIRFLGTFLPNPINV, from the coding sequence ATGCCTGTTGATTTTTTAACTGATGAACAATATCAGAGCTACGCTCGTTATCCTGATAAACTTTCTCAAGAGCAACTCGACAAATATTTTTACCTTGATGACAAGGATAGGGAGTTAATCAATACATGTCGTCGTGATTACAACAAGCTTGGTTATGCTTTGCAATTGACTACGATTAGATTTCTAGGAACCTTTCTTCCTAATCCAATTAATGTAC
- the mobF gene encoding MobF family relaxase: MLSIKPVTSAADALHYYSAKDNYYLSDKDELQQASAWYGRGAGALSLAGEVLPEPFLTLLEGKLPSGQQLGINIGEGEVKHRPGTDVTLSAPKSISTLALVGGDRRLVDAHNAAVRETFKVIETLAAEARMTLNGETRFEKTQNLVVALFQHTTSRELDPLLHDHGVIMNMTKRHDGQWRALASRSKQDKSQLEHGFREFLYQNQHYLGLIYNSSLAKGVCELGFEIEIKDRYGNFEIKGVPEHYLKQTSKRRTQILDRLEEKGLSGAKAAEIATLDTRQRKADIDSAALHQQWQEEARQCGVDLEGLIAESKVRGQGLITPLEGIEVSETAKEAIDAALAELSPFSTEIRHGDLVRTAFMFARAAIHHSELEEEIAARFKSKVLLGKANTTYTTAELLKQEKGFIRQFKVSRGSAEAIYTEAGGLAGEVLSRHDRVQLIDVHGLTHEKTLIESLVHASEDAGLKTQVLHPGRLQANRLTANLSRDTSSLWKWVKSCFKGELVKTVASFTADDSLKEGVIIVHDAQKLGFAELSQLERSLKPGRSRLVLLNNTCSTEGFHAGSPIKALKSAGFILRESTTPLKEAAIEITETLATHEELANAYCRLTLKESEVTQVAALTNKDADLTTGFDNHWNEKLL, translated from the coding sequence ATGCTCTCAATTAAACCGGTAACAAGTGCTGCTGATGCCCTGCATTACTATTCCGCCAAAGACAATTATTACCTGTCTGACAAAGACGAACTGCAGCAGGCAAGCGCTTGGTATGGGAGGGGGGCTGGCGCTTTGAGCTTAGCAGGCGAAGTCCTGCCCGAGCCCTTTTTAACACTGCTCGAAGGCAAGCTCCCCTCAGGTCAGCAATTAGGGATAAACATCGGAGAGGGTGAGGTCAAGCATCGCCCGGGAACGGACGTCACCCTGTCTGCTCCTAAATCCATCTCAACACTGGCATTAGTCGGCGGCGACAGGCGACTGGTAGATGCGCATAATGCAGCTGTTCGCGAGACTTTTAAGGTGATTGAAACACTAGCTGCTGAGGCAAGAATGACTTTAAATGGGGAAACGCGCTTTGAAAAAACACAAAACCTCGTCGTGGCACTCTTTCAGCATACCACATCCCGTGAGCTCGACCCGCTGCTGCACGACCATGGCGTAATCATGAATATGACGAAGCGTCATGATGGCCAGTGGCGTGCCTTAGCTTCGCGCTCAAAGCAGGATAAATCCCAGTTGGAGCACGGATTTAGGGAGTTTTTATATCAGAATCAGCATTATCTGGGGTTGATTTATAATTCCTCGCTGGCCAAAGGGGTTTGTGAACTTGGGTTTGAGATTGAGATTAAAGACCGCTATGGCAATTTTGAAATCAAAGGGGTGCCAGAGCACTACCTGAAACAAACCTCAAAACGACGAACTCAGATTTTAGACCGTCTTGAAGAAAAAGGACTTTCAGGGGCTAAAGCGGCTGAAATTGCAACCCTTGATACGAGGCAACGTAAAGCCGATATTGATAGTGCCGCCCTTCATCAACAATGGCAAGAAGAAGCAAGGCAGTGCGGCGTTGACTTGGAAGGGCTTATTGCGGAAAGCAAAGTGCGCGGACAGGGTTTAATAACCCCTCTTGAAGGAATTGAAGTGAGTGAGACGGCAAAAGAGGCGATTGATGCGGCTCTTGCTGAATTAAGTCCATTCAGCACTGAAATCAGGCATGGCGATTTAGTCAGAACTGCCTTTATGTTTGCGCGTGCTGCCATCCATCACAGCGAGCTGGAAGAAGAGATTGCGGCGCGCTTTAAGAGCAAAGTCCTTTTGGGGAAGGCAAACACCACTTATACAACCGCCGAATTATTAAAACAGGAAAAGGGATTTATTCGCCAGTTTAAGGTCTCTCGCGGCAGTGCCGAGGCGATTTATACTGAAGCGGGAGGCCTTGCCGGCGAAGTATTAAGTCGCCATGACCGGGTACAGCTTATTGATGTCCATGGCTTAACCCATGAGAAAACTCTGATTGAATCACTCGTGCATGCCAGTGAGGACGCAGGCCTTAAAACGCAGGTGCTTCATCCCGGACGACTGCAGGCAAATCGCTTAACTGCTAATCTTTCACGCGATACCTCAAGCCTTTGGAAGTGGGTTAAATCCTGCTTTAAGGGAGAGCTCGTAAAGACAGTCGCGTCTTTTACTGCAGACGATTCGCTTAAAGAGGGTGTAATCATTGTCCATGATGCGCAAAAGCTTGGGTTTGCGGAGTTAAGCCAGCTTGAGCGCTCTCTTAAGCCCGGGCGTTCACGACTGGTACTGTTAAACAATACCTGTTCTACCGAAGGCTTTCATGCCGGAAGTCCAATCAAAGCACTGAAATCCGCAGGGTTTATCTTAAGGGAATCGACGACCCCGCTTAAAGAAGCAGCCATTGAGATAACCGAGACCTTGGCAACGCATGAGGAACTCGCCAACGCTTATTGCCGTCTGACACTTAAAGAAAGTGAGGTCACACAAGTTGCAGCCCTTACCAATAAGGACGCTGACTTGACTACGGGGTTCGACAATCATTGGAACGAAAAGTTACTCTAA
- a CDS encoding recombinase family protein translates to MLIGYARVSKADGSQTTDLQRDALLAEGVKEESIYQDHASGKRDDRPGLQNCLKALREGDILIVWKLDRLGRNLHHLVNTVHELTARKIGLKVLQVMVPLLIQQQLLGNWYLVFLQHFQSLNEK, encoded by the coding sequence ATGCTCATTGGATATGCCCGTGTATCAAAGGCAGATGGATCGCAGACAACCGATTTACAAAGAGATGCTCTATTGGCTGAGGGTGTTAAAGAAGAATCAATTTATCAAGATCATGCATCAGGTAAGCGTGATGACAGACCTGGACTTCAAAACTGCCTAAAAGCCCTGCGAGAAGGTGATATATTAATTGTATGGAAATTAGATCGCCTAGGACGTAATCTTCACCATCTCGTTAATACAGTTCATGAATTAACCGCAAGAAAAATTGGCTTAAAAGTTCTACAGGTCATGGTGCCGCTATTGATACAACAACAGCTGCTGGGAAATTGGTATTTGGTATTTTTGCAGCACTTTCAGAGTTTGAACGAGAAATGA
- a CDS encoding recombinase family protein, which produces MVFGIFAALSEFEREMIKERTLAGIASARARGRKGGRPYKMTQAKLRLAMAALGQLETKIGPLCEELGITKQTLYRHVSPTGELREDGKKLLGMV; this is translated from the coding sequence TTGGTATTTGGTATTTTTGCAGCACTTTCAGAGTTTGAACGAGAAATGATTAAGGAACGTACACTCGCTGGAATAGCATCTGCCCGTGCCCGTGGACGGAAAGGTGGCCGTCCCTACAAAATGACTCAAGCAAAACTAAGACTTGCGATGGCTGCTTTAGGTCAACTTGAAACTAAAATAGGACCGTTATGTGAAGAACTCGGAATTACAAAACAAACTTTATATCGGCATGTATCACCTACAGGTGAGTTACGAGAGGACGGGAAAAAATTACTTGGTATGGTCTGA
- a CDS encoding conjugal transfer protein TraH: MIRVASMASLFLATNLSFATASTELNHFFNHLGFAANVTGSHSYQTQAAGFASMGSLYARNQVRTLQLAHVDSPGFRAGCGGIDLFAGGFSFIKSDQIVQFMQSILSNGGGYALNLALETELPEMGHAMQFMQKLANDINNTNFNSCEMGENLSGLAWPKNRASQQQLCQDIGSHTGVFADWAKARQECSTGGKMDEELLQAKANPAYKDRVLVSTNVVWEALKTNGFLANDSELAEVYMSISGTLVFNDKGAMKSYPSLATHADFVKALLYGGKLPSYRCGEVKNCTEITLGGDYTIKAGDALVNQAQKILQGIYTSIKAGTSLTPEQSGLIEMTQPPVFQLISAHAQQNLGIQGSYEMAQSIATDLLAQYLASSLEIIRASLMTRDLGEANEEKLFKSIQTAQHFVDHFNAETRARFNQALKTNQLVQTNVKQALSALTPMLKQAYIGEQP, encoded by the coding sequence ATGATTAGAGTTGCCTCAATGGCCAGTCTTTTTCTTGCAACCAATTTAAGCTTTGCTACAGCAAGTACCGAGCTTAATCATTTTTTTAATCACCTAGGCTTTGCAGCGAATGTGACAGGCAGCCATTCCTATCAGACACAGGCCGCAGGCTTTGCCTCAATGGGCTCGTTGTATGCGAGAAATCAGGTTAGAACTCTTCAGCTTGCTCATGTGGATTCACCGGGGTTTAGAGCCGGTTGTGGCGGGATTGACTTATTCGCTGGCGGTTTTTCCTTCATCAAATCCGACCAGATTGTGCAGTTTATGCAATCCATTCTTTCCAATGGCGGAGGCTATGCGTTAAATCTCGCTTTAGAAACAGAGTTGCCTGAAATGGGGCATGCCATGCAGTTTATGCAAAAGCTTGCCAATGACATCAACAATACTAATTTTAATTCCTGTGAAATGGGGGAAAACCTTTCAGGACTTGCCTGGCCTAAAAACCGTGCCTCACAACAACAGCTTTGTCAGGACATCGGCAGCCATACCGGGGTGTTTGCCGATTGGGCAAAAGCCCGTCAGGAATGCTCAACCGGTGGAAAAATGGATGAAGAGCTTTTGCAGGCCAAAGCAAACCCTGCCTATAAAGATCGGGTTCTGGTCAGCACCAACGTGGTCTGGGAGGCCCTTAAAACCAATGGGTTTTTAGCGAACGACAGCGAGCTTGCCGAAGTCTACATGTCCATTTCAGGCACGCTCGTCTTTAATGACAAGGGCGCTATGAAAAGCTATCCCTCACTTGCGACCCATGCTGATTTTGTCAAGGCACTGCTTTATGGCGGCAAACTGCCGAGTTATCGCTGCGGGGAGGTAAAAAACTGTACTGAGATAACCTTAGGCGGTGACTATACGATTAAAGCAGGCGATGCACTCGTCAATCAGGCACAAAAAATTCTTCAAGGAATTTATACGAGCATTAAGGCAGGAACTTCCCTCACACCAGAGCAAAGCGGTCTCATTGAAATGACCCAGCCCCCTGTTTTTCAGCTTATCTCTGCCCATGCTCAGCAAAACCTTGGCATTCAGGGCAGCTATGAAATGGCACAAAGCATTGCCACGGATTTACTGGCTCAATACCTGGCCAGTTCCTTAGAGATTATCCGCGCCTCACTGATGACCCGCGATTTAGGGGAAGCCAATGAGGAAAAACTGTTTAAAAGCATTCAGACCGCCCAGCACTTTGTCGACCACTTCAATGCCGAAACCCGTGCACGGTTTAATCAGGCGCTTAAAACCAACCAGCTGGTACAGACCAATGTGAAACAGGCCTTATCCGCTTTAACGCCGATGCTTAAACAGGCTTATATTGGAGAGCAGCCATGA
- a CDS encoding conjugal transfer protein TraG N-terminal domain-containing protein — MTLLTLYTPQNGDFFKEALDAMVTLLGTATFQSAIDIVLILAVCMTSYQYIQGKKLQALVRYVLTSFFALVCLIGVKVNVAIIDMQDNDSAGKALTVDNVPLGVALPGALISGLGYGLAQAFAFVFHMPNDLDYNKTGLIFGARTWRTATAAGLSMSPDLALDMSTYIRQCIFAAKLLGSQQISPQALKGSTDLISLYFKDPSPLYRVILQNGDNLSCQEAASILQKRLTPAANEEINRLSKLMVHGNEGRFGNSLAAAHNYYMTISKDSASLLTQNILINATRDAASDAFAFNGADAQLMNYTNTASLHKMHLAETNSFWLASYRLPYYMTVMWMLTICIFPLVFLVALLPTLQNVFTVYLQSQVFLWSWPPMFIIIHFFVSLGASKTMSVFGGKTGGVSFSNIDTLATLSSGFAYTAGALAASVPVIAYYITKGLPSVLSTASQHLGGMAQSLSVGEAQAIAQGNVSMASYSGWNMNYSNTSANKFDSNYYHSEGQATVQTANGALLTETASGSRIGNALPAISHAAVGVNLSDRVVDSLHQSANDSFAHASQHRTAADRHLQAGLSELKQFASNDANEYRSGEGLSDSVNDSYGADLRRMKDLVSHYNEHHDSSSHVSAELAIAGKINSEQALLGKFMKLVWGGSIEGSATGRFGAGRHASTQEFNNSSEGKAFNETFNHLVSTARNNHLDAADSLHLSKSEQIAANFAKGLSLSEQASSEYSHGQQLQKAASHASDHAQSIDMNLNQPYHDWVVAHHGARGEQVMLQTDMASIQTQQRWAEDFLESREGQAAVSAQVHSALATTKEDFRENHEREAQALHDKSLQTVFHDYANKVDKKADREGFVLMSDEQLNHAAQSLENNRKKDITNEAESVKIKVENNANTQAVSNKEYDDGLSKTKGRLKE, encoded by the coding sequence ATGACCCTATTGACCCTCTACACCCCGCAAAACGGGGACTTCTTTAAGGAAGCACTCGATGCCATGGTCACCCTTCTTGGTACAGCAACCTTTCAGTCAGCTATCGACATTGTGCTGATTCTGGCCGTTTGCATGACCTCCTATCAATACATTCAGGGTAAAAAACTACAGGCGCTGGTGCGTTATGTCTTAACCTCTTTTTTTGCCTTGGTCTGTTTAATTGGCGTGAAAGTGAATGTGGCTATCATTGACATGCAGGACAATGATTCGGCAGGTAAGGCCTTAACGGTGGATAATGTCCCCTTAGGCGTGGCACTTCCGGGAGCCCTTATCAGTGGACTAGGGTATGGACTTGCTCAAGCCTTTGCTTTTGTTTTTCACATGCCTAATGATTTGGACTACAACAAAACCGGGCTCATTTTTGGGGCAAGAACCTGGCGCACGGCCACTGCAGCGGGCTTATCCATGTCGCCTGACTTAGCCCTTGATATGTCAACTTATATCCGCCAGTGTATTTTTGCCGCCAAACTCTTAGGCAGCCAGCAGATTTCACCGCAAGCGTTAAAAGGCTCCACCGATTTAATCAGCCTTTATTTTAAAGACCCATCGCCCCTTTACCGCGTTATCCTGCAAAACGGTGACAACTTAAGCTGTCAGGAGGCGGCTTCGATTTTACAAAAACGCTTAACCCCTGCTGCAAATGAGGAGATTAACCGTCTAAGCAAACTCATGGTTCACGGCAATGAAGGCAGATTTGGTAACAGCCTTGCTGCAGCGCACAACTATTACATGACTATTTCCAAGGATAGCGCCTCACTGCTGACCCAGAACATTCTGATTAACGCGACCCGTGACGCGGCCTCGGATGCCTTTGCCTTCAATGGGGCGGATGCGCAGTTGATGAACTACACCAATACGGCAAGCCTGCATAAGATGCATCTGGCTGAAACCAACAGTTTCTGGCTGGCAAGCTATCGCCTGCCTTATTACATGACGGTGATGTGGATGCTGACCATCTGTATCTTCCCCCTGGTATTTTTAGTAGCGCTGTTACCAACGCTGCAGAATGTCTTTACCGTCTACCTGCAATCGCAGGTGTTTTTATGGTCTTGGCCGCCCATGTTTATCATCATTCATTTTTTTGTCTCCTTAGGCGCTTCTAAAACCATGTCAGTCTTTGGTGGAAAGACTGGCGGGGTCAGCTTTTCCAACATTGATACCTTAGCCACCTTATCCAGCGGCTTTGCCTACACGGCAGGTGCTTTGGCGGCGAGTGTGCCTGTCATCGCCTATTACATTACCAAGGGGCTGCCGTCGGTCTTAAGTACAGCCTCCCAGCATTTAGGCGGCATGGCGCAGTCTTTATCGGTCGGTGAAGCGCAGGCGATTGCCCAGGGGAATGTCTCCATGGCTTCTTACAGCGGCTGGAATATGAATTATAGCAACACCAGTGCGAATAAATTCGACAGCAATTATTATCATTCCGAAGGCCAGGCCACCGTACAGACTGCTAATGGGGCTCTCTTAACTGAAACGGCCTCAGGCTCTCGTATTGGCAATGCCCTGCCTGCCATCTCCCATGCTGCAGTCGGAGTGAATCTGTCCGACCGTGTGGTGGACTCCCTGCACCAGTCGGCCAATGACTCGTTTGCCCATGCCTCCCAGCATCGCACAGCGGCTGATAGGCACCTGCAGGCAGGTCTAAGTGAACTGAAGCAGTTTGCCAGTAACGATGCCAATGAATATCGCAGCGGGGAAGGGCTTAGTGATTCAGTTAACGACAGCTATGGCGCTGATTTGCGTCGCATGAAGGATTTGGTAAGCCATTACAATGAACATCATGACAGCTCAAGCCATGTCAGTGCGGAACTTGCAATCGCCGGGAAGATAAACAGCGAGCAGGCTCTGCTCGGTAAATTCATGAAACTGGTCTGGGGCGGGTCGATTGAAGGTTCTGCAACAGGACGCTTTGGTGCCGGCCGGCATGCGAGTACGCAGGAATTTAATAATTCCAGTGAAGGCAAAGCTTTTAATGAAACCTTTAATCATCTGGTCAGTACGGCCAGAAACAACCATCTGGATGCAGCTGATTCCTTGCACTTGAGCAAGTCTGAGCAGATTGCTGCCAATTTTGCCAAAGGCTTGTCCCTAAGTGAACAGGCAAGTAGTGAGTATAGCCATGGGCAACAACTGCAAAAGGCGGCGAGCCATGCAAGCGATCACGCTCAAAGCATTGATATGAATTTAAACCAGCCCTATCACGACTGGGTGGTTGCCCATCACGGGGCTCGTGGTGAGCAGGTGATGCTTCAAACGGACATGGCCAGCATTCAAACCCAGCAGCGCTGGGCGGAGGATTTTCTTGAATCCCGCGAGGGTCAAGCGGCCGTCAGTGCGCAGGTTCATTCAGCCCTTGCAACAACAAAAGAGGATTTTCGTGAAAACCATGAACGTGAAGCGCAAGCTTTACACGATAAATCACTTCAAACAGTATTTCATGATTACGCGAATAAAGTCGATAAAAAAGCAGACAGAGAAGGCTTTGTTTTAATGAGTGATGAACAGTTGAATCATGCGGCACAATCGCTTGAAAATAATCGCAAAAAAGACATTACAAACGAGGCGGAATCAGTTAAAATAAAGGTAGAAAATAATGCCAATACCCAAGCAGTTTCGAATAAGGAATATGATGATGGATTATCAAAAACTAAAGGACGACTTAAAGAGTGA
- the trbB gene encoding type-F conjugative transfer system pilin assembly thiol-disulfide isomerase TrbB, with protein sequence MMHLLLLLLCLFTTLANANVAVDELNTLLAHQTGIHGEKPSPELRDLSDNYYLLFIYRSDCPHCHQFAPVLADFAKTFKVNVEAYSVDGKPLAGFEANRLSPELFHTLYLNGGFKTAVPALFLVNRHTLQTYAVLFGEASPYELAARFHELMQHIKEQFND encoded by the coding sequence ATGATGCACTTACTATTGCTGTTGCTTTGCCTTTTTACTACCCTGGCGAACGCTAATGTTGCTGTGGATGAGCTCAATACGCTGCTTGCCCATCAAACTGGAATCCATGGAGAAAAACCATCACCTGAGCTTCGCGATTTATCGGACAACTATTATCTGCTCTTTATTTATCGCTCAGATTGCCCGCACTGCCATCAGTTTGCCCCAGTACTCGCTGACTTTGCCAAAACCTTTAAGGTGAATGTAGAAGCCTACAGTGTCGATGGCAAACCACTGGCAGGTTTTGAAGCCAACCGGTTAAGTCCTGAACTCTTTCATACCCTTTACTTAAATGGTGGCTTTAAAACGGCGGTTCCTGCCCTTTTTCTGGTCAATCGCCATACCCTGCAGACCTACGCTGTCTTATTTGGGGAAGCCTCGCCTTATGAGTTGGCGGCACGATTTCATGAGCTCATGCAGCATATTAAGGAGCAGTTTAATGATTAG
- the traF gene encoding type-F conjugative transfer system pilin assembly protein TraF — protein sequence MPLILFLLLLLPMQPANAITQDNPRGFHWYSVEKPVQEPLTMKPKPAGLSPYEVLMARRRDTQNRLAKALLNPSFEATHDYMKAQQQYARNNQQFVRYWQQVLLAHPELDHSLLFPTDNSAIAIRNDETGRLLNKLLAQGAKEYGLILFYRGNQSISQKFVNILLPFVREHQFAMISVATDGQPIAGLPEPKVIPLETVQKTLPLQARYLPALFLVHLKTKSMSPLSYGFVSVTELKERFLDVATQFKRFSYEGLGDS from the coding sequence ATGCCGCTTATCCTTTTTCTTCTTCTGTTGCTGCCTATGCAGCCTGCAAACGCCATCACCCAGGATAACCCACGGGGCTTTCACTGGTACTCGGTAGAAAAACCAGTACAAGAGCCGCTGACCATGAAGCCAAAGCCAGCAGGCCTGTCCCCCTATGAGGTTTTGATGGCAAGAAGGCGCGACACGCAAAACAGGCTTGCTAAAGCCCTCCTAAACCCCTCGTTTGAGGCCACCCATGACTACATGAAAGCCCAGCAGCAATATGCCCGAAACAACCAGCAGTTTGTTCGCTACTGGCAGCAGGTGCTTCTCGCGCATCCCGAACTTGACCACAGCCTACTTTTTCCCACGGACAACTCAGCGATTGCTATTCGCAATGATGAAACAGGGCGCCTCCTCAATAAGCTATTGGCGCAGGGCGCAAAAGAGTATGGGCTTATCCTTTTTTATCGTGGTAACCAGTCGATTTCGCAGAAATTTGTAAACATTTTACTGCCTTTTGTACGAGAGCATCAGTTTGCGATGATTTCAGTGGCAACGGATGGCCAGCCGATTGCAGGCCTTCCAGAACCAAAAGTCATCCCTCTGGAAACGGTACAAAAAACCCTGCCGCTTCAGGCGCGCTATCTCCCGGCTCTTTTTTTAGTTCATTTAAAAACAAAGTCAATGTCGCCTCTTTCTTACGGCTTTGTGTCGGTCACCGAACTGAAGGAACGTTTTTTGGATGTAGCCACCCAGTTTAAACGATTCAGCTACGAAGGATTAGGAGACTCATGA